In Phoenix dactylifera cultivar Barhee BC4 chromosome 11, palm_55x_up_171113_PBpolish2nd_filt_p, whole genome shotgun sequence, the following are encoded in one genomic region:
- the LOC120112554 gene encoding uncharacterized protein LOC120112554 has product MASAVVNNVGVSPEGLLDCPPASYSPYGWLSPRISLSRDHANGDQPAPASAAALAVPSCNPLEELETASNDLVDFEFRLDDPVAMLPADELFSDGKLVPLQPSPTASKLPDESSSEIRSPEPLKSWRRAENASGLDPYIFSPKAPRCSSRWRELLGLKKAQTPKPDSRKPVVAASKTRTPNL; this is encoded by the coding sequence ATGGCCTCGGCCGTGGTAAACAACGTTGGAGTGTCGCCGGAGGGCTTACTTGACTGCCCGCCGGCGTCCTACTCCCCCTACGGCTGGCTCAGCCCTCGGATCTCGCTCAGCCGCGACCACGCTAACGGCGACCAGCCCGCCCctgcctccgccgccgccctgGCGGTGCCTTCCTGTAACCCGTTGGAAGAGCTGGAGACTGCCAGCAATGACCTGGTCGACTTCGAGTTCCGGCTGGACGATCCTGTCGCCATGCTCCCCGCTGACGAGCTCTTCTCTGACGGGAAGCTGGTCCCCCTGCAGCCGTCGCCGACGGCGTCAAAGCTGCCTGATGAGTCCTCCTCCGAGATCCGGTCGCCCGAGCCGCTGAAGTCGTGGCGGAGGGCGGAGAACGCCTCTGGATTGGACCCCTACATCTTCTCTCCCAAGGCGCCACGGTGTTCCAGCCGGTGGAGGGAGCTACTCGGCCTCAAGAAGGCACAAACCCCGAAGCCCGATTCCCGGAAGCCCGTCGTCGCCGCTTCCAAAACCCGAACCCCAAATCTCTGA